The Candidatus Omnitrophota bacterium genome has a window encoding:
- a CDS encoding radical SAM protein has translation MEKNSLGRFIRKLNSKKEHYPWSGQLEFTYRCNLNCVHCYCKSSEDRELTAEEWKKILDTLQQEGCLWLTFTGGDPLVRGDFLEIYSYAKSKGFIITLFTNGYSLSKEIVNYLAKYPPFSIEITLNGITQESYESITQVSGSFFRVIKNIKLLSKNNTKLILKSNCLKQNKNEIAKIKRWTEELLGKPADNKYRFKYDPMIYPRVNGDKAPCNHRLSFEELVELRKQDPDIWGEYQKGLHSDFPDLKQERSLLYHCNSWMQQFFINPYGRLKFCIFSDQFSIDLKTTPFKEGFYRWPTQILNERFKTDSKCKDCSWRPICYHCPARAYLETGDEEAPVLYYCQLAEETAKKMMVKAKAGKRMKIYPERSIVS, from the coding sequence ATGGAAAAAAATAGCCTCGGTCGTTTTATTCGTAAATTAAATAGTAAAAAAGAGCATTATCCCTGGAGCGGCCAGCTTGAATTCACCTATCGTTGTAATCTAAACTGCGTTCATTGCTATTGCAAAAGTTCGGAAGACAGAGAATTGACTGCTGAGGAGTGGAAGAAAATTCTTGATACGCTTCAGCAAGAAGGTTGTCTTTGGCTTACTTTTACCGGCGGAGATCCTTTAGTCAGGGGTGATTTTTTAGAAATCTATTCCTATGCTAAAAGTAAGGGTTTTATTATCACGCTTTTTACCAATGGTTACAGCCTGAGCAAAGAAATTGTCAATTATTTGGCGAAATATCCTCCTTTTTCCATTGAGATAACTCTAAATGGCATAACCCAAGAATCCTATGAATCAATTACCCAAGTTAGCGGTTCTTTTTTTCGGGTAATTAAAAATATTAAGTTATTATCAAAGAACAATACTAAACTTATATTAAAATCCAATTGCCTAAAACAGAACAAAAATGAGATTGCCAAGATAAAAAGATGGACAGAGGAGCTTTTAGGCAAGCCTGCGGACAATAAGTATCGTTTTAAATATGACCCGATGATTTATCCTCGGGTAAATGGCGATAAGGCGCCGTGTAATCACCGGCTTTCTTTTGAAGAGCTGGTGGAGTTAAGAAAACAAGACCCGGATATCTGGGGAGAATATCAAAAGGGGCTCCATAGCGATTTTCCCGATTTAAAACAGGAGAGAAGCCTGCTTTATCATTGCAATTCCTGGATGCAGCAATTTTTTATTAATCCTTATGGACGGCTTAAGTTTTGTATATTTTCAGATCAATTTAGCATAGATTTAAAAACTACACCATTCAAAGAGGGTTTTTATCGTTGGCCTACACAAATATTAAATGAGCGCTTTAAAACCGACTCTAAATGCAAAGATTGCTCTTGGCGGCCAATCTGCTATCATTGCCCGGCAAGGGCGTATTTAGAGACGGGTGACGAAGAAGCGCCAGTGTTATATTATTGCCAATTGGCAGAAGAAACAGCAAAAAAGATGATGGTAAAAGCAAAGGCCGGCAAAAGAATGAAAATTTATCCTGAAAGGAGCATCGTGTCATAA
- a CDS encoding O-antigen ligase family protein — translation MDIFSRLEKINCIGMIVLFLWISFFAPCVSEQWPFKFIILPCVLLMAAFWLKKDIYKSIFNKVEIPFCVFLLTMIGGLVSVKDPAVAYRYFWLFIFPIPFLYFFAKTAFKENYGRLIIRSLCLMAVLICVYGIIEFLTKQNFIYTCFARNMYFEVFKGRRMMSTQFHPTPLGTYFVAILPLAIALKSLEKKPFLKLMSVIYAAIIFIGIILTFSRGAFLGFFAAMSVMVTFLIKSKKWLYLWALVLLCAIIIGICSLCFPSVRYSLQSLAAPHSYSAKLGRIMSIGPILKDNLFWGLGFGHYRVFFDHYLPRLADYSNYDGKVADCMYITILTETGIIGLSGFLVFIAFLFARIRDRLRILLKNEDKLLLVSFLSGFIGMLCSFLTYDGLYWVAPSYLFWSYAGSLSFLSGPAKISLQIDNCIDKV, via the coding sequence ATGGACATATTCAGTCGATTAGAAAAGATAAATTGTATTGGGATGATTGTTTTATTTTTATGGATATCTTTTTTTGCTCCCTGCGTTAGTGAGCAGTGGCCGTTTAAATTTATTATTTTGCCCTGTGTTTTATTAATGGCGGCGTTCTGGCTTAAAAAAGATATTTATAAGTCAATTTTTAATAAAGTGGAAATACCTTTTTGCGTGTTTTTATTAACAATGATCGGCGGCCTGGTTAGCGTCAAGGATCCCGCGGTTGCTTATCGGTATTTCTGGTTGTTTATCTTTCCGATACCATTTTTATATTTTTTCGCCAAAACCGCTTTTAAAGAAAATTACGGGCGGTTAATCATCAGAAGCCTCTGCCTGATGGCAGTATTAATCTGCGTTTATGGAATTATCGAGTTTTTGACCAAGCAGAATTTTATTTATACCTGTTTCGCCAGAAATATGTATTTTGAAGTTTTTAAAGGACGCAGGATGATGTCCACGCAATTCCATCCCACCCCGTTAGGGACTTATTTTGTAGCTATTTTGCCATTGGCTATCGCGCTAAAATCACTGGAAAAGAAACCATTTTTAAAGTTAATGTCTGTGATTTACGCGGCGATTATATTTATCGGCATAATTTTGACTTTTTCCCGGGGAGCTTTTTTAGGTTTTTTCGCGGCGATGTCGGTGATGGTAACTTTTTTAATTAAGTCCAAGAAGTGGCTTTATCTTTGGGCGTTAGTATTGCTCTGCGCGATAATAATCGGAATTTGTTCTCTATGTTTTCCTTCCGTTCGCTACTCTCTGCAGTCGCTGGCTGCCCCGCATTCTTATTCCGCTAAGCTAGGCCGAATTATGTCCATCGGGCCAATTTTAAAGGACAATCTGTTTTGGGGATTAGGCTTTGGGCATTACCGGGTATTTTTTGACCATTACCTGCCGCGTTTAGCCGATTATTCCAATTATGATGGGAAAGTCGCTGATTGTATGTACATAACGATATTAACCGAAACCGGGATTATCGGCCTTAGCGGATTTTTAGTATTTATTGCTTTTCTTTTTGCGCGGATCAGGGATAGGTTGAGAATATTATTAAAAAACGAAGATAAGCTTTTGTTGGTATCTTTTTTATCCGGATTTATCGGGATGCTCTGTTCTTTTTTAACCTATGACGGGCTTTATTGGGTCGCGCCGAGTTATTTATTTTGGAGTTACGCGGGAAGCTTATCTTTTTTAAGCGGCCCGGCTAAGATTTCTTTACAGATTGATAATTGTATTGACAAAGTGTAA
- a CDS encoding glycosyltransferase family 4 protein codes for MPKINILYLITKLELGGAQKQLLGLISGLDKERFSVFLFTAEKGPMLLDAGSIDGLILKRSKWLGRPINPCKDILAFFEIYAFIKKNNIQIVHTHSSKAGVLGRLSARFAKVKFICHTVHGWSFNDFQPFFRRKLFIFLERLSARFTDKIVVASYSDKQKGLDNHIGDPDKFQLIRYGIDYSEFTSSGLDIRKELGLDMEDLTVGMVSCFKPQKAPQDFIRLAFLVNQRMPSVKFILVGDGILRAKIQASINKFNLQKNVILTGWRRDINRILSAIDVFVLTSLWEGLPVTVLEAIVSSIPVIATNTGGIEEIIIDGKTGFLVLPQDTRGMSEKLVLLLKDADLRRQVARNARNNLNGDFAVTNMIKNYQDLYNKE; via the coding sequence ATGCCAAAAATAAATATTTTATATTTAATTACCAAGTTGGAATTAGGGGGGGCCCAGAAGCAGTTGTTAGGTTTAATCAGCGGTTTAGATAAAGAGAGGTTTAGCGTTTTTCTCTTTACAGCTGAAAAAGGGCCAATGCTTCTTGATGCCGGCTCTATTGATGGGCTGATCCTTAAGCGTTCCAAGTGGTTAGGGCGGCCGATAAATCCTTGTAAGGATATTTTGGCCTTTTTCGAGATCTACGCTTTTATTAAAAAAAATAATATCCAGATTGTCCATACTCATAGCTCTAAGGCTGGTGTATTAGGCCGTTTGAGCGCAAGGTTTGCTAAAGTGAAGTTTATTTGTCATACTGTACACGGCTGGAGTTTTAACGATTTTCAGCCATTTTTCCGCCGTAAGCTATTCATTTTTCTGGAAAGGCTGAGCGCGCGTTTTACCGATAAAATAGTCGTTGCTTCTTATTCTGACAAACAAAAAGGTTTGGATAACCATATCGGCGATCCGGATAAGTTCCAACTTATACGCTATGGCATCGACTATTCGGAATTCACCTCAAGCGGTCTGGATATAAGAAAAGAATTAGGCCTAGATATGGAAGATTTAACAGTAGGGATGGTTTCCTGTTTTAAGCCGCAGAAGGCTCCGCAGGATTTTATCCGGCTGGCCTTTTTAGTCAATCAGAGGATGCCTTCCGTGAAATTTATTCTGGTAGGCGACGGAATTTTGCGCGCGAAGATTCAGGCGTCGATTAATAAATTTAACCTGCAGAAAAACGTAATCTTAACCGGCTGGCGCAGAGATATCAATAGGATATTGTCGGCAATAGATGTGTTTGTGCTGACTTCTTTATGGGAAGGCTTGCCTGTTACGGTATTGGAAGCCATAGTTTCATCTATCCCGGTTATCGCCACAAATACCGGGGGGATTGAGGAGATAATCATTGACGGTAAAACAGGATTTTTAGTTTTACCTCAGGATACGCGGGGCATGTCTGAAAAATTAGTTCTTTTATTAAAAGATGCCGATCTGCGCAGGCAGGTTGCCCGAAACGCGAGGAATAATTTAAATGGAGATTTCGCGGTTACGAATATGATAAAAAATTACCAGGATTTATATAATAAAGAATGA
- a CDS encoding PqqD family protein, producing the protein MQEKTVLRKNSDMVTRVIEDETILLPIYKTSDEINCIYTLNKVASRVWELLDGKRTLTELKSKLLKEFDTTPEEVDKEMQKLLKDLKEIKAVK; encoded by the coding sequence ATGCAAGAAAAGACTGTTTTACGCAAGAATTCCGATATGGTAACTCGGGTGATTGAAGATGAGACCATACTTCTGCCGATTTATAAGACCTCAGATGAGATAAACTGTATCTATACTTTAAATAAAGTTGCTTCAAGGGTTTGGGAATTGCTCGACGGCAAAAGGACGCTGACCGAGCTTAAAAGTAAGCTCCTGAAGGAGTTTGATACCACGCCCGAAGAAGTAGACAAGGAGATGCAGAAATTATTAAAAGACTTAAAAGAGATCAAAGCGGTAAAATAA
- a CDS encoding U32 family peptidase: MKIKSPLTHKKEVAPLCAAGADEFFCGIEPYSWRKRYEDFSLNQRSTGANFTKLADLEKAIQVAHRYKTKVHIAMNAFFYLAEQYKAAQTIIKDVLDIGADGIIFADPGLLRSCGAGKDVIAGCDAAIFNSAAVKFYKNLGATRIVFPRSMAIEEIKDVVEADNSLEYEVFIIHDLCFFEDGFCAYCKEQAGSVKKEGRARGNAYFFTVSRLPSRGYGGGCRTSFKRQKISVADNKQIGKIKPFTFWMKKHIEGCGACAIYDFKKIGITNLKVLDRNLPTEDKIKATAFIRKSLIFLENSNISKTDYIEKCKELFKNTFKIKCNHYDCYYPPGC, translated from the coding sequence ATGAAAATAAAATCACCCCTTACTCATAAAAAAGAAGTCGCGCCTTTATGCGCGGCAGGCGCGGATGAGTTTTTCTGCGGTATCGAGCCGTATAGCTGGAGGAAAAGGTATGAGGATTTTTCCCTAAATCAGCGTTCAACGGGAGCTAATTTTACTAAATTAGCGGATTTAGAAAAGGCGATTCAGGTCGCGCATCGATATAAAACTAAGGTGCACATAGCAATGAATGCCTTTTTCTATTTAGCAGAGCAGTATAAAGCAGCGCAAACGATTATTAAAGATGTATTGGATATAGGAGCGGATGGAATAATTTTTGCTGATCCGGGATTACTTCGTTCCTGCGGGGCTGGCAAGGATGTGATTGCCGGCTGTGACGCGGCCATTTTTAATTCCGCGGCTGTTAAATTCTATAAAAATTTAGGGGCTACGCGGATTGTTTTCCCGCGGTCAATGGCCATTGAAGAGATAAAGGATGTTGTTGAAGCGGATAATTCCTTAGAATATGAAGTATTTATTATCCATGACCTTTGTTTTTTTGAAGATGGATTTTGCGCCTATTGCAAAGAGCAGGCAGGCAGCGTAAAAAAAGAGGGTAGAGCCAGGGGTAATGCGTATTTTTTTACCGTTTCGCGTTTGCCTTCTCGCGGTTATGGAGGCGGTTGCCGCACATCCTTTAAGCGGCAGAAGATCTCAGTAGCTGATAATAAACAAATAGGAAAAATTAAGCCATTCACATTTTGGATGAAAAAGCATATTGAAGGCTGCGGCGCCTGCGCGATTTACGATTTTAAAAAAATCGGAATAACTAATCTTAAAGTATTAGATCGGAACCTGCCTACGGAAGATAAGATTAAGGCAACCGCGTTTATAAGGAAATCTTTAATCTTTTTAGAGAATAGCAATATTTCTAAAACGGATTATATAGAGAAATGCAAGGAGTTATTTAAAAATACATTTAAGATTAAATGCAATCATTATGACTGTTATTATCCGCCAGGCTGTTAA
- a CDS encoding radical SAM protein — MFELTYRCNFHCRHCYLPHSYRKKREIKTKEALLILDELKNIGCFYLGFTGGEVFLRKDILNIFWYAKKKGFEVIIYTNGSLIDKTVAKELKRIRVNKVDITIPAMSKPAFERISGVLGSREKVFAAINLLRENKVSLGFKTCVLQENESEIKDIQDFARSSGALHRLDNLLSPRLNGSVEPYRHRGRIIEERREKRDKETSRDCFTPPSAGFAMTGEESFRNDVNLFKCGVGISQAAITPQGELKPCLMIDSPKFRILGENKVKKADFRAAWGQLKEFISSIKPDENYNCGKCELQSYCKWCPARGWLYNKTFTSCEPESRKNARNTIQNL, encoded by the coding sequence ATGTTTGAATTGACTTACCGGTGTAATTTCCATTGCCGGCACTGTTATCTGCCGCATAGCTATAGAAAAAAAAGGGAAATAAAGACGAAAGAAGCCCTCCTTATTTTAGATGAGCTTAAAAACATCGGTTGTTTTTATTTAGGTTTTACCGGAGGGGAGGTATTCTTAAGAAAGGATATATTAAATATTTTCTGGTATGCCAAGAAAAAAGGGTTCGAAGTTATTATTTATACCAACGGTTCATTAATAGATAAAACGGTTGCCAAAGAATTAAAGCGGATTAGAGTAAATAAGGTGGATATCACTATTCCCGCGATGAGTAAGCCGGCTTTTGAACGTATCAGCGGAGTATTGGGCTCGCGGGAAAAAGTTTTTGCCGCCATTAATCTTCTGCGTGAAAATAAGGTAAGTTTGGGATTTAAAACTTGTGTGCTGCAAGAAAATGAATCCGAAATAAAAGATATTCAGGATTTTGCGCGTTCATCAGGCGCTTTGCATCGTTTGGATAACCTGCTTTCTCCTCGTTTAAATGGATCAGTGGAGCCGTATAGGCATAGAGGGCGGATAATAGAAGAGAGAAGAGAGAAGAGAGATAAAGAGACAAGTAGAGATTGCTTCACCCCGCCTTCGGCGGGGTTCGCAATGACAGGTGAGGAATCTTTCCGCAATGACGTGAACTTATTCAAATGTGGCGTAGGCATTAGCCAGGCGGCAATTACTCCGCAAGGAGAGCTTAAACCGTGTCTGATGATCGATTCTCCGAAGTTTAGGATATTAGGAGAAAATAAAGTAAAAAAAGCTGATTTTAGAGCGGCATGGGGACAATTAAAAGAATTCATTAGTTCTATTAAGCCGGATGAAAATTATAACTGTGGTAAATGCGAATTGCAAAGCTATTGCAAATGGTGCCCGGCCAGGGGCTGGCTTTATAATAAGACTTTTACTTCCTGCGAGCCGGAAAGCAGAAAAAATGCAAGAAATACAATACAAAACCTTTAG
- a CDS encoding ATP-binding protein — translation MIKRAISEKVLHYAHRYPVVTLTGPRQSGKTTLCKALFPKKKYFSLENIDTRDYARTDPRSFLNECLKNGAVIDEIQRVPELVPYIQEIVDTKDKPGLFILTGSRNFHRSDTVSQSLAGRTALAVLLPFSYTEIYANKAVSIDKVLFTGFYPRIHDKKLNPSEALSFYVSTCLERDIRALINVKDLSKFEKFLKLCAGRAAQIINLSNLANDCGINHNTAKSWLGVLEASYIIFFVRPHHVNFGKRLIKAPKLYFTDCGLAAYLLDIQNAKHIANHPLKGALFENFAVAELLKARTNQGKNSNIYFFRDNIGNEVDILLENGVSVKPVEIKLGSTINDDYFKGLRYYQKINKKNAIKPALIYGGNEDQHRGATGIFSYRNAEKVNL, via the coding sequence ATGATAAAACGAGCTATTTCAGAAAAGGTCCTTCACTATGCCCACCGATATCCCGTAGTTACTCTTACGGGGCCCCGCCAATCCGGGAAAACTACTTTATGTAAAGCGTTATTTCCTAAAAAAAAATACTTTTCGCTTGAAAATATCGACACACGCGATTACGCCAGGACCGACCCAAGGTCTTTTTTAAACGAATGCCTTAAAAATGGGGCTGTTATTGATGAAATACAGCGTGTTCCGGAACTGGTGCCGTATATCCAAGAGATAGTGGATACAAAAGATAAACCGGGACTTTTTATTCTGACGGGAAGCCGGAACTTTCATCGCTCGGATACGGTTAGCCAGAGCCTTGCCGGCAGGACAGCCTTAGCCGTTCTTCTGCCATTTTCATATACTGAAATCTACGCTAATAAAGCAGTCTCTATAGACAAAGTCCTTTTCACGGGTTTTTACCCCCGCATCCACGATAAAAAACTTAATCCTAGCGAAGCGCTTTCTTTTTATGTGAGCACATGCCTGGAGCGTGATATCCGCGCGCTAATAAACGTCAAAGATCTCTCAAAATTCGAGAAATTTCTCAAGCTGTGCGCCGGCAGGGCGGCTCAGATTATAAATTTGTCAAACCTCGCCAATGACTGCGGTATTAATCATAACACCGCCAAAAGCTGGCTAGGCGTGCTTGAGGCAAGCTATATCATATTTTTTGTGCGCCCGCATCATGTTAATTTCGGCAAGCGGCTGATCAAAGCTCCGAAGCTTTATTTTACCGATTGCGGCCTGGCCGCGTATCTATTGGACATACAGAACGCTAAGCACATCGCTAACCATCCATTAAAAGGTGCGCTTTTTGAGAATTTTGCTGTTGCCGAACTTCTGAAGGCGCGGACAAACCAAGGTAAAAACAGTAATATTTATTTTTTCCGCGATAATATCGGAAATGAAGTCGATATTCTTCTTGAAAATGGCGTTTCCGTTAAGCCGGTTGAGATAAAGCTCGGAAGCACGATAAACGATGATTATTTTAAAGGTTTGCGGTATTATCAGAAGATTAATAAGAAAAATGCCATCAAGCCGGCATTGATTTACGGTGGCAATGAAGATCAGCATCGCGGAGCAACCGGTATATTTAGCTATAGAAATGCGGAGAAAGTTAACCTTTAA
- a CDS encoding SPASM domain-containing protein — MTIKIRNKNKYVYGIRSKVRRFLRRSNFMQKNYLKLKEIVIKNNFRVPADKNKLFDKVFIETVSYCNNDCAFCPASAKAGAKNPKNLMLESLYLKILNELANLSFIGSIAFHCNNEPLLDARLSSRIRIARGLLKNNFFYLYTNGILINANLVNELFESGLNRIIINNYNDQHKLNPSIRKLLNNSAVLGGEVIINYRAKTDYFGNRAGQSPNAGVFLKNPLKIQCLRPLTEIVIGYDGTVPLCCADGLWKVVMGDAKDSTLKDIWFSDFFKSARRSLAKGSRSCSEICKVCDALNFPAPKGIRE, encoded by the coding sequence ATGACAATTAAAATAAGGAATAAGAATAAATATGTTTACGGCATAAGATCAAAGGTTAGGAGATTCCTGCGCCGCAGCAATTTTATGCAAAAGAATTATCTCAAATTAAAAGAAATTGTTATTAAAAATAACTTCCGGGTGCCTGCGGATAAAAATAAGTTGTTTGATAAAGTATTTATTGAGACCGTTTCTTATTGTAATAATGATTGCGCTTTTTGCCCGGCGTCGGCAAAAGCTGGAGCAAAAAATCCCAAAAACCTTATGCTCGAGAGTTTATACCTAAAGATACTTAATGAATTGGCAAATTTATCTTTTATTGGAAGCATTGCCTTTCATTGCAATAACGAACCGCTTTTGGATGCGCGTTTATCCTCTCGGATAAGAATTGCCAGGGGCCTATTGAAAAACAATTTTTTTTATCTGTATACTAACGGCATTTTGATTAACGCGAATTTAGTGAATGAACTATTCGAATCCGGTTTAAATAGGATTATCATAAATAATTATAATGATCAGCACAAATTGAATCCCTCCATAAGGAAACTGCTAAATAATTCAGCTGTTTTGGGTGGCGAAGTTATAATTAATTATAGGGCTAAAACCGATTACTTCGGCAATCGTGCCGGCCAAAGCCCAAACGCGGGAGTTTTTTTAAAAAATCCGCTAAAGATCCAATGCCTGAGGCCGTTAACCGAAATAGTTATTGGTTATGATGGGACTGTGCCTTTATGCTGCGCGGATGGATTGTGGAAGGTAGTTATGGGGGATGCCAAAGATTCAACTCTTAAGGACATCTGGTTTTCAGATTTTTTTAAAAGCGCCAGGCGATCGCTAGCAAAAGGATCCCGAAGCTGTTCAGAGATTTGTAAAGTTTGCGACGCGTTGAATTTTCCCGCGCCGAAAGGGATCCGTGAATAA
- a CDS encoding UPF0489 family protein, with amino-acid sequence MSKGVFLIEDHDAALTIWRQKGFKNLDLVHIDAHIDFGFYQAKPIDNIIRDAKTLKELKSDLEHSLAYQQYENDLDKQANIGNYIYPAMQEGIVRDFYWVVPGAGSIPQAALCMQRKLSNRLSGRRFIVCTLKNLPIFKQKVLLDIDTDFLVIDSLVNANNTVDIGKRKPWITPAHLVETLKGKIRQPQIITIAYSVNGGYTPMEYKHLGDELAYNFSPGEFRNRFRAALAAAENFNLFRSTGRKEYYEKAIACDPAYRVSDNNYGPLYLSLGKFSLARKEFSKILKVDPKNPACFLGLGQIFLQRNNFKKAKTYFSLALKQGNQGLFNKLEEQYLLGMAAAEFKLGNIHKAKKLLLRYQSFERLDAQSHYLLGRIYEKQRKFPKAAVFYKNSLILGFDALETTLRLLKIAFLLKEKHAIIDLVTGRYNAFKAAFLKERKLKNNRSIKKWDKTEKKMWAIEKILSRGGKTNARKDCFTQEFRYGNSGD; translated from the coding sequence ATGAGTAAAGGCGTGTTCCTTATCGAAGACCATGATGCAGCGCTAACCATTTGGCGGCAGAAGGGTTTTAAAAACCTTGATTTGGTGCATATTGACGCCCATATTGATTTTGGGTTTTATCAGGCAAAACCGATAGATAATATAATTCGGGATGCAAAAACTTTGAAGGAATTAAAAAGCGATTTAGAGCATAGTTTAGCTTATCAACAGTATGAAAATGATTTGGATAAGCAGGCAAATATCGGCAATTATATTTATCCGGCAATGCAGGAGGGCATTGTCAGGGATTTTTACTGGGTGGTGCCGGGAGCTGGCAGTATACCGCAAGCCGCTCTGTGCATGCAAAGAAAATTATCAAACAGGCTTTCTGGCAGGAGATTTATTGTCTGCACCTTAAAAAATCTGCCTATTTTTAAGCAGAAGGTTTTGCTTGATATCGATACTGATTTTTTAGTTATAGATAGCCTTGTGAATGCAAACAATACAGTCGATATAGGCAAAAGAAAACCTTGGATTACGCCAGCTCATTTGGTAGAAACGCTTAAGGGAAAGATACGACAGCCGCAAATAATCACTATCGCCTATTCGGTAAACGGCGGTTATACACCAATGGAGTATAAGCATTTAGGTGATGAGCTCGCCTATAATTTTTCTCCCGGAGAATTTAGAAACCGTTTCCGGGCCGCTTTAGCGGCAGCCGAGAATTTTAATCTTTTTAGGTCCACGGGAAGAAAAGAATACTACGAAAAAGCAATCGCCTGTGATCCCGCTTACAGGGTTTCAGATAATAATTATGGGCCGCTTTACTTATCTCTGGGGAAGTTTTCTTTAGCGAGAAAAGAATTTTCAAAAATATTGAAAGTTGATCCCAAAAACCCCGCTTGCTTTCTGGGTTTGGGCCAAATTTTCCTGCAAAGAAATAATTTTAAAAAAGCAAAAACATATTTTTCCTTGGCTTTAAAGCAGGGCAATCAAGGATTGTTTAATAAGCTAGAAGAGCAATACCTCTTGGGAATGGCAGCCGCGGAATTTAAACTCGGCAATATTCATAAAGCCAAGAAATTATTGTTAAGGTATCAATCATTTGAACGTTTAGACGCGCAAAGCCATTATCTTTTAGGCCGGATATATGAAAAACAAAGAAAATTCCCCAAGGCGGCTGTTTTTTATAAAAATTCGTTGATCTTAGGTTTTGACGCGTTGGAAACGACTTTGCGCCTATTAAAGATTGCCTTTTTGTTAAAAGAAAAACATGCTATAATTGATTTGGTTACCGGTAGATATAATGCGTTTAAGGCGGCATTTCTGAAAGAAAGAAAACTAAAAAACAATAGGTCGATAAAAAAGTGGGATAAAACTGAAAAAAAGATGTGGGCGATAGAGAAGATTCTTTCAAGAGGAGGTAAAACCAATGCAAGAAAAGACTGTTTTACGCAAGAATTCCGATATGGTAACTCGGGTGATTGA
- a CDS encoding S24/S26 family peptidase: protein MNNSEDLLFFETSGFSMWPFIRPKEKLVIKKFPADDLRAGDIILYRVNNQLICHRLVRKNKDFLYTRGDNSLSAPEPITREMFIGKVVGIIKNNRMINLTIWRNRLINSFMVVIVPLIIKSLKPVYMKLRKR from the coding sequence GTGAATAATTCCGAAGATCTATTATTTTTTGAAACCTCCGGGTTTAGTATGTGGCCGTTTATCCGGCCGAAAGAAAAACTGGTGATTAAAAAATTCCCGGCAGATGATTTAAGAGCCGGGGATATTATTTTATACCGGGTAAATAACCAATTGATTTGTCATCGGCTAGTAAGGAAAAATAAGGATTTTCTCTATACGCGGGGAGACAATTCTCTGTCTGCGCCGGAACCGATAACCCGAGAAATGTTTATCGGTAAAGTGGTTGGTATTATAAAAAATAATAGGATGATCAATCTTACAATTTGGAGAAATAGGTTGATCAATAGCTTTATGGTGGTCATTGTCCCTTTGATTATTAAGTCTTTAAAACCTGTTTATATGAAACTTCGCAAAAGATGA
- a CDS encoding radical SAM protein codes for MQEIQYKTFSLKTHKKNWHLKRPNVCQFELTFKCGIHCKHCYTDCYNRPGSACNELGTKEVKFILDKIHNAGVIWLCFTGGDPLARKDFLEIYSYAKNKGFIVTIFTNACSMTKEIAGYLRKSPPFVIEITLNAVTKGLYEKISRVEGSFEKAMAGIKLITQRRLPLKIKTQVIKDNFKELGKIKEFVESLGLGYLPSIFLHSRLDGNLTPSSLRVSSQEVLSLNGKKGAIGDDCRLLSQPLASRPANNLFQCAIGGGDGVHIDPYGNLFPCICIREPKINLLKENIEQARDSILSWVRSKTFTINSKCRVCSIKGGCRVCPGKALLETGSLEKPVEWFCELAKAYR; via the coding sequence ATGCAAGAAATACAATACAAAACCTTTAGTTTAAAGACGCATAAAAAAAACTGGCATTTAAAAAGGCCGAATGTCTGCCAATTTGAATTGACTTTTAAATGCGGGATTCACTGTAAACACTGTTATACGGATTGTTATAATCGGCCGGGTTCCGCCTGCAACGAGCTCGGCACAAAAGAAGTTAAATTCATTTTAGACAAAATTCATAACGCCGGGGTAATCTGGTTATGTTTTACCGGGGGAGATCCTTTAGCTCGGAAAGACTTTTTGGAAATATATTCTTACGCGAAAAATAAGGGTTTTATCGTTACTATATTTACCAATGCTTGCTCAATGACGAAAGAAATCGCGGGTTATCTCAGAAAAAGCCCCCCATTTGTGATCGAGATTACTTTGAACGCGGTTACTAAAGGGCTGTATGAGAAGATCTCTCGAGTAGAAGGCTCGTTTGAAAAGGCAATGGCGGGTATAAAGTTAATAACCCAAAGAAGATTACCGTTAAAGATAAAAACACAGGTGATTAAGGATAATTTTAAGGAGTTGGGAAAAATAAAGGAATTTGTTGAGAGTTTAGGCCTGGGTTATCTGCCAAGCATATTCCTTCACTCCCGTTTAGACGGAAATCTAACGCCCTCGAGCTTAAGAGTTTCTTCTCAAGAAGTTTTAAGTCTAAATGGTAAGAAAGGGGCGATAGGAGACGATTGCAGATTATTATCGCAACCTTTAGCTTCCAGGCCGGCCAATAATTTATTTCAATGCGCGATTGGCGGAGGAGACGGCGTGCATATCGACCCTTATGGCAATCTATTTCCCTGTATCTGTATTAGAGAACCCAAAATAAATTTATTGAAAGAAAACATTGAACAGGCGCGCGACAGTATCTTAAGTTGGGTAAGGAGCAAAACTTTTACCATTAATTCCAAATGCAGGGTTTGTTCAATCAAAGGTGGTTGCCGCGTATGCCCGGGCAAGGCATTATTAGAAACAGGCAGCTTGGAGAAGCCTGTCGAGTGGTTTTGTGAATTGGCAAAAGCCTATCGATAA